The genomic stretch GATTTATAAATGCACACTGTAATCTTATATGATGCCGCAAGGGCCAAGTTTTTGGAAATTGTTCAAGGCAATGGCTAACAGCATTGTGTGACACTTTTAAACCTATTCTGAGAGAAATAGAATTTAAATACTATATGATTTTTCCCAGCGTTTTGTTTAGACACTCCTGTTTTCAACTGTCATAGTAGATCTCTGTTAATTCACAAAAAATTCACTGCCTTTCCTACTGGCCCTTGAAAGTCCAGAAGTCAAAACACTGATGACGTACATCTGTATACAAATTATATTacacttgctgctgctttgctcctcAACATCTGCCTCCTCACCCTTTTCCTCCCACCTAAGGACACTtatatttgctgttttctatATTCTAATAgcaactgcattttcaaaagaaattccaTGTAAAATTTGGAAATGTAGTAACACTTCTGAATTCACAAGTCATCATAGACTACCTCTTGTTGATTTTTCCTCTGCTAACCCTGATGATTCATAAGTTCTAAAAAGAGACAAGATACAAGGGAAGAGTGTGTTGGGCCAGGAGTCAAtgtattaaagaagaaaaacaaactcaacCCAAACAACTGCCACtcagaggaatttttttccctttacgAAAAGAGGTAAGTTTACATTATGTTCAACTACCTTTTAAACTTTGCTCCTCATTTATAATAAGCAGAATGTGTCTTGGAAATGTTCATGTTACATGCAACCAGTATCTGAATGTCAGTCACTGAATATTTTGAGTATCTTCATGGTCTAAAATGGAGATTCTGTGAGTAAATTTGAGTGTAATACCCTACAGAAGGTACAGTTTACTGCCCAAAGTACTACAGCATTGATGTTTTAACAGTTACACCATCTTAAAgtttttttgttcattatgAAGGACAAGGTTTTTGCTTGCATTGCATGGAATCATTTGCAGATGATTTTTAAGAAGAGTAGAACCACCAAATGTCAAGTGATTAAATAGGTTTCTGTACAATTTCTGtagtttatttaaatgtgaCTTTGCCGGATGAGTACATCACTGTTAGTAACATTAAAGAATCTGAATCCTCACAAGCACTCTGAAAATGCCTTTCCTTGAAAGCGCTCCTGTCAGTCCCATTAAATTAGTCATTAGGTTCTAGCATGTTAAACCTcacaaaattcagcaaaatgttACATATAAATATTCAATCTTTATAATATAAAGTGCATTTTAGGCACCAAATTAGAATACCATTTGCTGCTGTGAGCAATGGTCAAATGGGAGTGTGTGTATGTCCAGGTGGGGGCAGAATTTGTTGCTTTGTAAAAAAACCATCATTGCATGTGTCCAGCTAATATAGCTATTGTAACACAAGAAAACACCAGCCCAACCTGCTGCCTGCAAGACCTTCTAATACGGCTTCCTGTGGGAAGGGACAGCAGTCTCGGACTGTGACTTGCTCAGCACGGCAAGATTTGTAGGCCGTATAATGCTGGGGGTTGATATTTTAGTAAGATGTAAAGTTAAGGGTGGCTACAACTGGAGATATAGAAATTGTGTTGATACAGTTAAACAGTAACTCCCTGAAATTCTTGACTATTGCTCTGTGGATAATGGTTATTTATCTAATATGATGCTTCATTCTACTTATAGGTATCATTTTGTCATCCCAGCAGGTCAATACAAACTTATGCAAAGTGCTTCTGAGAGGTAGTTTGGCCTTTGATTCAAGAAGCTAAATATCTTTTTCAACgtttaaatttttaaacagcaagaCAAACATTACCTGTAAAACTTGAGTACTTCTTTAACAAGGGACAAATCTCTAGCTATTTGCTTAATGTCCCCTGACCCACAGTACTCATTCTCCTCGAGCTGGTATTTAACGCTGAATACCAAAACCATTTGATAAAAGTGCATTTTGTCAAATGGGTAACATGCCATGCAATTAATGGTTCCTTTCATCCAAAATTGTAatcacaaaaatacaaaaaattgaGTAGTGTCTAAATCATTGTAATCCACAGTGTAATCCAGAAGCAGTGATATGTATAATTTGAAAGATCaaatcattaaataattttcatactCAAATCTATTACTAGAACGAATAGAAAATTCACACAGCAATGAAGTGAATACATCAAACAACAAAGTAGACTTTTTATGGTGGTTGACAGTATTAACAGTCACAAAGAATGATTAGTGTCaataaaaccaattaaaaatactgttccttctaaagaaaaaacacatgaaacTATTAATGAAACATCAATAGCACAGTGGGATGGCTCAAAGTGCATACGGAAGGGGGTGGCAGTACAAGACTTAGTCTTCATGCGTTCCGTCCTTAGCACAATAACCTTGTGCAGAGAATAATCCTGCAGCCTTTGGAACAGATCACCTCCGATCACCCCCATGTGGGACCTTCACTTGTTCCTAGTTGCACTAAAgatctttcacatttttgtaaACTGTCTTGCAACATGCAAGGTAGcacacactttttaaaaaagcatgttatGTTTCAGTAAGCCCCCCTCACCCCAGAAGGGGGTTTGTCACTAAGGGGCAGGAAGTGACATAGACTTCTTAATTACACGTACTCCTTTCGGGGGCCCTGGATAAGGGGGTGGTGGCACGTTGTGTTGTCCATCTGAAGTAACTGCTTGCTCATAAGTTGGTAGTCCTGAATCATCCGTTCTGAGAGGAAGTGggtttaaagaaaattcttcatgCCTTCTGAAGATGCTAGATGAATTACGTCTTCTACTTCTTGCATAATCCAAGTACCTAAACAAAGTTAACAGCATTATAAGtggcagcttttgttttaaagggaagaaagaaaagtctgtttggttttttacacaactaaaacaacaacaaaccacccaccaaaaaaacacaatgacaaaaccaaacacaacaaaaaacacttGCCTTAAATGATCATAAAGACTAGAAGCCAAACACTGTCTCCAAACCACAGGGTAAGAACAGCTCAATAATGTGAAATTTACAGGGAAGAGGAAGCACAGAATCCTCTTGTATTCCTTTCAGGTTTAGGATAAAGGAGCAAGCAGGGCTAGAGAATTGGTAAAGAAGCATTTCCTCCAACCTACTCATCTCACATCTGAGGTAGGCTGCATGACATGAAGAGCACACAGCCTACTTCAAAGAGTGAACAGAACACATTAGACTTTCCATTGCAGGCCACAACCTATTAAAACGATTCCATCTTTTTAGTAAGAATGTTTTGGAACcaagaacacacaaaaaaaaaccccaaaggtaCGTCAGCTCACGCAAGTGTTGTTTTACATTCTTCTGTTATTAACTTCAGCATAACTACTGCTAGTGCTCACCTAACTGTGCTTCCAGGGAAGTAAGAACTAGAACTCCCGTTGGATTCTCTGAGGATACAGTTAGACCAACCCACAGTGATATTTATTTCCACTCTGAAGCAAGaatttgttttggtgtttggttgtttggggttttttaagcagTGAAGTTCCTTACCCCCGTGGTTGCCTTGATTTGCATCTACTTTTGCAGCAGTAGAAAATAAGCAGTGCAATTATAACTAACAGTACTCCAGCGGCAACTAGACTGATGAGAAGTCCTGTAACATTAATCTTTTGTAGCGTCTCATCACCTGAAGAGAAAACATTGGTTATTTTCATTATGCATTCTTTCCATCTACAGAGCATTTGATATACACTGTAAAATAGTACTTTTGCTGTGCTGTAAGGCTGTTCCTTTCCACAAGTGTCTTAGCTTTCTGTGAGAAGCCTTAATATCTGTGGAACACAGCTCAAGAGTATCATTCACATTCAGCTTAAAGCAAAAGTGAATAGTTATTGCCTTTTCTGTACATGAAACTGTTGACATGTCTGTCTTCTAATGCCTTCCAAATGTTACTTCATGTACTTGTGACCTTGATCAGGCTGTAGATCTTTTCTCAAGTCATACTGaccatattttaataaaacatctGGCATAAGAATACTCTGAATCTAAATCGGACCATTACATTACTATTAAAGAAATGGGAGGgggagaacaaaagaaaaccatagAAAGCAGCCACAGAATCACTGCAAAGTTTACTGATCATGtaataatacaaaaaagaaatggacaagaaaatgaaattgtttttaCCTACACACTTATAGTGGATCCCACTATGAGACGCCTCAGTATGTCTTATTGTATCAGTATCAGTCAATGCAATATACTTGTACGGTTCACAGTGAATTTCAGTAAAAAGATCAGTTCTGATTTTGCTAATGGAATGATGCAtggtgcattttttaaaatgtgctattataacaaacacaaaatattgcaatataagaaatgaataaaaagatGACTTACCTATTTTTATTCTAGGGCCTTTAGTTGAATAGTCTTTCCAAAAATCCATCTGTAAAAACACAAAGGATCAAATTTATGTGAGATACATAATTGGCAGGCTTATCGGcgtttttttttaatatggtacCGCAGGCAAAATTTAACAATGGCATAAACAGAAGCAACTCCTGCTGAAGGATTTGCATTTGTTTATCCCACCATATTTTTCTCATACATCCAAGTTTGCATAAAAGTTACAAtttcacaaagaagaaaatggcagCTGGTGAAAGAGAAAAGTGCATTCGGCTGTCCAGTGATACCTCATCTTTCTGCCTGGTTACAGTAGAAGTTAGCATATATTCTGACACTAAAAAAATGCTTACAATTAATCTTTGTAAATCCCTCCAGAAGAGTATTAATAAGGCAAAGTCAAGTTCTTAAGAATCAGGCATTTGCATGAACAGTATTTGAATTCCTATCAGCTAAGAAAAGTAATCGGAATCATTTAAGAGAAAAACCTTTATGTTGCATGACTGTTATGCCTTAAATGTGTTTAGTTATAATTTCCACTTTTGCTGCTCAGCAAAAAGACTCCATTGTCAAGAATCCAATTTAACACTTTCAccttcttctgaagaaaatgctaGCAATGGCAAACTAACATTTCTGCCTTCAGACCAGGAGTGCATTCCTTGCTCTTTCTGCAGGTTAGTGCAGAGCATGCCTAGAATCGCAAAGGGCAAGAACCAGTCTTCAGACAGCCATCACATTCCACTATTGGGCTGAAAGGTTtcttatggatttttttcctctttctttataCAAGGTTTCTTCCTAGGTAGCAATTTAGAAGATACTGCTATAGGAATACTCAGCAATAGCTGAACAGTAGATTTGCTCCATACTCCTCTCTTCCAAAACACTTCTTTGGCATGACACAAAGACAGTTAGCCAGTTAATACATAAAGCATGTGGAACACATTCAAATTGGATGCTGAgaagttactaaaaaaaaaaaaaaaaaaagacattttgaaaacacGTATAGGTATATTCAGTAGCAATACTTCTGAAGTTTCATCTGTATCTGTTTGCAGAATTGTCTTTAAGACAACAGTACATATTCAAGTGTATTTACTGCTTATCTAAAGCAATAACCCCATCTAACTGGGGCCTCTGTTCCACAGTAAAATAAGCAATCATTTTAAGTGCTGTTTTCAGAAGGGCTACAGTATTTAGATACAGTAATGATTTAATAACCTCCTTCGGTATATTAAATTCAGTTTGAACAGCTACCGTTTTATCAGGGTCTTCAAAAATTTCTCTCGCTTCTTCATAATTGCACAGCTCTTCAAGGCATTCTCTTTCCAGGTTATCAGCTGTGAATGCTTCAAAATCAAATCTGTTATTCAGAAGATGTCGTCCAATGAATAAATTTGCCTCCTTTTCTGATGTGaacactaatgaaaaaaaaaaattaagttgatTTAAACCAAGTTAAAATCactaaattttgtatttttaaagaatggtTAATATCCTAAAGAAGCACATAGAGACTTCTTCCCCTAGCATCTCTCAACTACgtataggaaaaagaaatatcatGGTCTCCTcctaaaatgtctttttcactGCTAATTTTTCTAACCATGCAATTCAAAGTAAAcgtgtttttctttcttgtaaaacatttcagctaTTCCTTATACTGGCCAAGAGAATTTGATTCCCGTGATTATGTTAAAGTTGTTCACGTTTTGGCGTTGTCCCTTCTGGGATGTGGGCATCAggttttttctgaagaacaaagTAATtgtcacagaaagcagaaattcagtCAGGTCCAAACCCAGCAAGACACTGACCTACTGGAAGAAGGAGGCAaggcaggggggggggggggcggggaatcTCTTCAAAGGATCCTCAATATACATTcatcatttgtattttaaatcaCGGTAGCAGAGTTCTGTTCATTCCgcatttgttctcttttcaCAACTGTGGCAGTAAGTTTTATGTAAAGGTTGCCATATTGCcaagtttatttgttttaaattagtCCGTAACAACAGGCACGTCTGAAgacatttaattcttttcttcttttgtgcttATTACAGGCTCTGTGAGACATCACGAAGTTGTGAGGTGAGATTCCAGAAGAGTTAGTGAAATTATAGAATGCTTTGGAATACAGGAATGCATTTTCTCACCAGGCATTTTCCATAGTCAAGTTTTAGCCTGCTCTTgctactgggtttttttttttggttggtttttggttttttttttcattttaaatctttatctGACCAAACTAGTTTTCTGGCTTGGTTTACAGTGAAAGCCTAATCTGTATTCCAAGAAATTCAGACGATATGGTTAAGTAAAACAACTAGAGGATTATTTTTGCAAGAGTAATGCAGAAACAGCATTGTTACATACCAAGCCAGACGGCTAAAAAAGGAGATGAGATGCAGTGTAAAGTTATTCCGCTACAAATTAGCTCTGTGTTCTTTTTAGCTTGTTTGATCACTCAGGACTTTTTACCCCAATACTTACTGTTAGATCTTGCAATGGTATCTCAAAATGGTTTGCTCTGAAAACTAGGAAAACTGCAGTGTAACTTGCATATTGGTTGTTTACATCTTTAATATTGTAGTATATTGAAGGAATATTACAGTATATAACTTACATACTATTACAGCATATACTGAAGGAGccacatgtgtgcacacacatttGCATAGGAAGGGCAATCTGTTATTCTAAAGTAATTGCAAGACAATCTaagcttaaaatatttatgctatATCTAAGAGTATTCGGAGAGAaggataataaaataaatttaaaaaaaccgTAAGAATtacatgggaaaaaatattaccaaTATTCTTGGTTCAGAGCAAATGACCAGAGTAACTTCAGTCTTCTGAAACAGATCTTCAGTTTTGCTCAGTAATGTTTCACTCCTTACCATGCAAGTAGCATTAGTTATACTTCTGAATTAACTTAGATAATTGATGCATTTTAATTAACGTGGAGTGTACAGGTGAGCTGCCTGGAGCCCTGGTCCCCTAATTCCCAGTGATATatgcttcttttctctttggaatAGTCTTTATTCATTTATGCGCACGTTTTTCACTTTGTAGGACACAGTCAAAGTACACCTATTTCCATCACCAAATTACCTGCAACCTGGTGATTAAGATTGTATTTGGAGAATGAAACAGAGCAATTTGAATTCTCTCCTATATGTGAGGGAACTGTATGCCGTTCTGCAGTTCACCAAAATGGTAAATGCAGTTTTAGGATACCTAGCATTTACCATTAAAAATGCATCCACACCGTGTGCTCAATAAAGTAACTGTGGGTAAAAGATgttcagaaaacactgaagggGTAACCTCTCAGTGCAGGCACCCCACATTCTTGGCAACTGTTCTACTTGCTTGGACAAAGTTACTTAGTTGGATAAAGGGTTGGGCCCCTCTCTTTCCAGCTCTTTTAAATGGAGGAGTGGTGTGGGCCTATTGTCCGGAGAGGGTTCCCTGCCATGAACTCACAGGAAAGAAGCAGCCTGATGTTTTATGCCCCAGAGCAATATGGATTTTAATGAATAACCTGTCTCAAGCATTTTTCTGCTAGCTATGTGTTCTGCTCAACATACTACTGCAAAGGAGCCTCCTGCTCAGTGTGATGACTCTTTAAAGTCTGTCTTTAGGTTTTAGCACTCCTTATCCGTGGAGGAGACCTGACAGCTAAGTTATAAACTCCTTTTTGAAGCCCTGATGCTTAAATGTTAAGTATCACACAGCTTAGCATCACACTACTGGAGTCCTGGGGaacttttaaattgtttttacctcaattcctctctgcttccctccctccaagGTGAAGAACTGCATTTGCAGCACTGTTTATCTTTCAAGGTGTtatgttgagaaaaaaatatcatctcaaaaaacaagcagagaagCCCTATCAAATGCAGAGCAACTTCAGATATACAACTGTGATATGCTCAATTAGTACCAAAACAACACTGTCTTAATACGGATTTCAAACTTTGGGAATTTTGATGTGACTTAAGAGGATTCTGGTTATATCAATGATAGTAATCCTAGAGAAAGCTTGGTTGTCCCAGTCTGCACTTAACTACTGGAACTGATGAGTATTTAGTATTGACACCCAAGTCAATTATCAGCCATTTCAGTTGGTGATATTCAAATATTCTAAAGCTAAGTGTTAAACAGCttactatttttaatgaagtaaagaaaaacccaacaaaaccgAAACTATTTCCATACATAAAAAGATTTCTCAGCAGAAGCAAagttaaatacagttttatttttgaaaacataaaatcacaTTAGAAGTAAGTTACCGTCTTTCCATTCAGGTTGCTTCATGTCATTTACTCTCCCTGCACAGTGAGGAAATGCAAACACCATCGCACACAGTTGACACAGCAGCACCAAAACCGCAAACATGGTGTGGTATCTGTCGGGCAGAAACTAGCGTGagttaacaaaacaaaacaaaagacaacGCAATCTTCTGAAGCGTCACTGATGAACCTTGAATGAATCCTATACGTGATGTCATCTACCGCAAGCACCCACAAGCCGCCGAGGCTAATGGGTCCCCGAGGAAAGACGCCGATGCGAACTGGTCCTGCGTGTCGCTCGGGGAGTTCCCAcaccgcccccggccccgcgtCCCTCCGCGCCCGAGCAGGGGCCGGAGGCGGCAgcagcccgccccgccggcaCGTTAGCGGGGCAGAGCCCGCACCAGGGGCGGCAGGTGCGCTCCCGAACTCAACACAGCGGCGGTTTTGCTGCCAGCGCAGCTACGCCGGGTTGGAAGTGCCGCCCGACGTAAACAGACGTACAGGATCCATTTTGCCAGCAGAGAGCCCGCGGCAGCCCCCGACGGCTCGGCGTGCTGCGCTCCCCTCCCCGGGAGGGCCGTAGCTCTGCCGAGAGGCACCGaggccggccccgccgcctggGACGGGCacagcccccgccgcccggccccgggctctccccgccccgcccgcgcccaCCGCGAAGGCagccggcgccgccgccccggcacCAGCCTCGCCCCCGAAGCCCACGGGCAGGCtccggggcagcggcgggcacCGGCCCGGCGGCGCCCCCCAGCCCGTCCGCCGCTGGGGAAGGGGCGAGGGGGGCTCCGCAGCCCTACCTGTCCCGGCGAGGCTCCGGCGGCAGCTGAGGAGCGCGGCTGGCGGGACAGCGCCTCTCGGGGCGGCGGCGCTTCCTGGAAAGGGCGCGGCGGAGGCGCAGGGCCGTACCTGGGCCGCCCCCGCTGCCCACGGCCGAGCCAGCaccggcgggcgggggctgccctgccgcccggtcagcccccagcccgaGGGGACGGGACAGCCGGGCGCTGGGCGGCGGCCCAAGGGAGCAGGGCGGCAGCCCGGGCTTCGTTTCCAGCAGCCTGGCCGGCTGCTCAGCCTGCGgccggcccccccccgccccgagggCAAGTCAGCACCCCCTGGCCCTTCGGCGGGTGCCTTTCACTGCTAAAACCGACCTTTCCCCGCCGAGTTAACCGTGATGCTGAAAACCTGGTTTGGCTTTTTGCTCCCCAAGAGTAAAGCCCTTAGCCTAATGGCAGGGTGCCTGCCGGGCAGGAGGGGTGCGGCAGCATACCTGGTAACTAGCTGCTTACCCACAATTAATTAGTTACCTAACAGCAAACTGGGGTGTTTGTTTCCAGCAAGCCTTTCTAGCCAGGCAGCACCACGGGCTGGAAAGGGCCGGCATAGCTTTTGCACGTGTTAAAATAACTTTggtgggtttgttggggttttttctaatGGGTGCAGAGAGACCTTAATGTAAACCTTAACGGTAAAGGCTGGAGAGCGGCGATGTGGTCCCAGTGTGGTCCCCTGAAGCGTGTGAAGCTGGTGCTCGTGGGTGTGGGGAGCACCTGGTGTGGGGGCCAGGTTCCAGCGTGGTCACCcatgccagctcctgccttgcGAAGGGACCGGGAAAAGCAGGTGAGTAATTCCCATTGGCTTTAAGAGTATTCTTCCAGCCTCTGCATGTGGTGCTTATCAAGGGCAAGAAGTGGCAttgaaaagccttttaaaaggTGATGTTGAGAATACCTTTGTAACTCTGTGCCAGTAACATTAAATTTGGGATGGGTTGGGCTAACACCCGAGAAACTCTTGAGGCACACCAGTGGAATGACTTTGCTACCAGGAAGGAAACTCAGGGACTGAGATCATCTTGTGTCTGTGCTAGCACATC from Falco rusticolus isolate bFalRus1 chromosome 10, bFalRus1.pri, whole genome shotgun sequence encodes the following:
- the PRRG4 gene encoding transmembrane gamma-carboxyglutamic acid protein 4 isoform X2 → MFAVLVLLCQLCAMVFAFPHCAGRVNDMKQPEWKDVFTSEKEANLFIGRHLLNNRFDFEAFTADNLERECLEELCNYEEAREIFEDPDKTMDFWKDYSTKGPRIKIGDETLQKINVTGLLISLVAAGVLLVIIALLIFYCCKSRCKSRQPRGYLDYARSRRRNSSSIFRRHEEFSLNPLPLRTDDSGLPTYEQAVTSDGQHNVPPPPYPGPPKGVRVIKKSMSLPAP
- the PRRG4 gene encoding transmembrane gamma-carboxyglutamic acid protein 4 isoform X1; this encodes MFAVLVLLCQLCAMVFAFPHCAGRVNDMKQPEWKDVFTSEKEANLFIGRHLLNNRFDFEAFTADNLERECLEELCNYEEAREIFEDPDKTMDFWKDYSTKGPRIKIGKSSFYSFLILQYFVFVIIAHFKKCTMHHSISKIRTDLFTEIHCEPYKYIALTDTDTIRHTEASHSGIHYKCVGKNNFIFLSISFLYYYMISKLCSDSVAAFYGFLLFSPSHFFNSNVMVRFRFRVFLCQMFY